Proteins co-encoded in one Setaria viridis chromosome 9, Setaria_viridis_v4.0, whole genome shotgun sequence genomic window:
- the LOC117838141 gene encoding GDSL esterase/lipase At5g45910 isoform X1, with amino-acid sequence MLPPVKKSPKSVTRALQITLQTLKTSKKVSMAQLSRLLMGLPLLLALLVAAEAAADPATGGSLSLARYTRVFAFGNSLTDTGNAAIFPATAKGPSTRPPYGQTYFGHPSGRASDGRLIIDFLVEELEVPLPTPYLAGRTAADFLDGANFALGGATALDPAFLASRGITSVVPISLGNETSWFVNVLQLLNSSGYADQRKITARSLFFVGEIGVNDYFLALMSKSADVAESLVPHIIGTIRSALTAMIGAGARTVVVTGMLPLGCEPKLLAMFPGGPGDYDPVSGCDARFNRIAVQHNRALKRMLWELRLRHPRRSFLYADVYRSVARAVASPARYGFGSKPLAACCGGGSGPYNFNYTAFCGTPKSTTCADPSEYISWDGIHLTEAAHEFIAHAMLGEVLSVVETGSRQA; translated from the exons ATGCTACCTCCAGTAAAGAAATCACCCAAATCGGTCACCAGGGCACTACAAATAACGTTGCAAACTCTCAAGACCTCCAAGAAGGTATCCATGGCGCAGCTTTCACGTCTCCTCATGGGGCTTCCACTACTGCTCGCCCTTCTCGTCGCAGCAGAAGCCGCTGCCGACCCGGCCACCGGCGGCAGCCTCAGCCTGGCGCGCTACACCCGCGTCTTCGCATTCGGCAACTCGCTCACAGACACTGGGAATGCCGCCATCTTCCCGGCCACGGCGAAGGGTCCATCCACCCGGCCGCCGTACGGGCAGACCTACTTCGGTCATCCCAGCGGCAGGGCCTCCGACGGCCGACTCATCATCGACTTCCTCG TAGAAGAACTGGAGGTGCCACTGCCGACGCCGTACCTCGCCGGCAGGACGGCTGCTGACTTTCTTGATGGCGCGAACTTTGCGCTGGGCGGTGCGACGGCGCTCGACCCGGCGTTCTTGGCGAGCCGAGGGATAACGTCGGTCGTGCCAATTTCTCTCGGCAATGAGACAAGCTGGTTTGTGAATGTTCTGCAGCTACTAAACTCCTCAGGCTACG CAGATCAACGCAAGATCACGGCGAGGTCGCTCTTCTTCGTCGGTGAGATCGGAGTCAACGACTACTTCCTCGCCCTCATGAGCAAGTCCGCCGATGTCGCGGAGAGCCTCGTGCCACACATCATCGGCACCATCCGCTCAGCCCTGACT GCCATGATCGGCGCCGGAGCGAGGACGGTGGTCGTCACGGGGATGCTACCGCTCGGTTGCGAGCCCAAGCTGCTCGCCATGTTCCCAGGTGGCCCCGGCGACTACGACCCCGTGTCCGGTTGCGACGCCCGGTTCAACAGGATCGCAGTCCAGCACAACCGCGCGCTCAAGCGCATGCTCTGGGAGCTCCGGCTCCGCCACCCCCGCAGGTCCTTCCTCTACGCCGACGTGTACCGCTCCGTCGCTAGAGCCGTCGCATCGCCGGCGAGGTACGGTTTCGGGAGCAAGCCGCTGGCCGCATGCTGTGGGGGCGGCAGCGGGCCGTACAACTTCAACTACACGGCGTTCTGCGGCACCCCGAAGTCGACGACGTGCGCTGACCCGTCCGAGTACATCTCGTGGGATGGGATCCACCTCACCGAGGCAGCCCACGAGTTCATCGCACACGCCATGCTAGGGGAAGTGCTGTCCGTGGTGGAGACAGGATCCCGACAAGCCTGA
- the LOC117838141 gene encoding GDSL esterase/lipase At5g45910 isoform X3, producing the protein MLPPVKKSPKSVTRALQITLQTLKTSKKVSMAQLSRLLMGLPLLLALLVAAEAAADPATGGSLSLARYTRVFAFGNSLTDTGNAAIFPATAKGPSTRPPYGQTYFGHPSGRASDGRLIIDFLEELEVPLPTPYLAGRTAADFLDGANFALGGATALDPAFLASRGITSVVPISLGNETSWFVNVLQLLNSSGYADQRKITARSLFFVGEIGVNDYFLALMSKSADVAESLVPHIIGTIRSALTAMIGAGARTVVVTGMLPLGCEPKLLAMFPGGPGDYDPVSGCDARFNRIAVQHNRALKRMLWELRLRHPRRSFLYADVYRSVARAVASPARYGFGSKPLAACCGGGSGPYNFNYTAFCGTPKSTTCADPSEYISWDGIHLTEAAHEFIAHAMLGEVLSVVETGSRQA; encoded by the exons ATGCTACCTCCAGTAAAGAAATCACCCAAATCGGTCACCAGGGCACTACAAATAACGTTGCAAACTCTCAAGACCTCCAAGAAGGTATCCATGGCGCAGCTTTCACGTCTCCTCATGGGGCTTCCACTACTGCTCGCCCTTCTCGTCGCAGCAGAAGCCGCTGCCGACCCGGCCACCGGCGGCAGCCTCAGCCTGGCGCGCTACACCCGCGTCTTCGCATTCGGCAACTCGCTCACAGACACTGGGAATGCCGCCATCTTCCCGGCCACGGCGAAGGGTCCATCCACCCGGCCGCCGTACGGGCAGACCTACTTCGGTCATCCCAGCGGCAGGGCCTCCGACGGCCGACTCATCATCGACTTCCTCG AAGAACTGGAGGTGCCACTGCCGACGCCGTACCTCGCCGGCAGGACGGCTGCTGACTTTCTTGATGGCGCGAACTTTGCGCTGGGCGGTGCGACGGCGCTCGACCCGGCGTTCTTGGCGAGCCGAGGGATAACGTCGGTCGTGCCAATTTCTCTCGGCAATGAGACAAGCTGGTTTGTGAATGTTCTGCAGCTACTAAACTCCTCAGGCTACG CAGATCAACGCAAGATCACGGCGAGGTCGCTCTTCTTCGTCGGTGAGATCGGAGTCAACGACTACTTCCTCGCCCTCATGAGCAAGTCCGCCGATGTCGCGGAGAGCCTCGTGCCACACATCATCGGCACCATCCGCTCAGCCCTGACT GCCATGATCGGCGCCGGAGCGAGGACGGTGGTCGTCACGGGGATGCTACCGCTCGGTTGCGAGCCCAAGCTGCTCGCCATGTTCCCAGGTGGCCCCGGCGACTACGACCCCGTGTCCGGTTGCGACGCCCGGTTCAACAGGATCGCAGTCCAGCACAACCGCGCGCTCAAGCGCATGCTCTGGGAGCTCCGGCTCCGCCACCCCCGCAGGTCCTTCCTCTACGCCGACGTGTACCGCTCCGTCGCTAGAGCCGTCGCATCGCCGGCGAGGTACGGTTTCGGGAGCAAGCCGCTGGCCGCATGCTGTGGGGGCGGCAGCGGGCCGTACAACTTCAACTACACGGCGTTCTGCGGCACCCCGAAGTCGACGACGTGCGCTGACCCGTCCGAGTACATCTCGTGGGATGGGATCCACCTCACCGAGGCAGCCCACGAGTTCATCGCACACGCCATGCTAGGGGAAGTGCTGTCCGTGGTGGAGACAGGATCCCGACAAGCCTGA
- the LOC117838141 gene encoding GDSL esterase/lipase At5g45910 isoform X2, giving the protein MLPPVKKSPKSVTRALQITLQTLKTSKKVSMAQLSRLLMGLPLLLALLVAAEAAADPATGGSLSLARYTRVFAFGNSLTDTGNAAIFPATAKGPSTRPPYGQTYFGHPSGRASDGRLIIDFLVEELEVPLPTPYLAGRTAADFLDGANFALGGATALDPAFLASRGITSVVPISLGNETSWFVNVLQLLNSSGYDQRKITARSLFFVGEIGVNDYFLALMSKSADVAESLVPHIIGTIRSALTAMIGAGARTVVVTGMLPLGCEPKLLAMFPGGPGDYDPVSGCDARFNRIAVQHNRALKRMLWELRLRHPRRSFLYADVYRSVARAVASPARYGFGSKPLAACCGGGSGPYNFNYTAFCGTPKSTTCADPSEYISWDGIHLTEAAHEFIAHAMLGEVLSVVETGSRQA; this is encoded by the exons ATGCTACCTCCAGTAAAGAAATCACCCAAATCGGTCACCAGGGCACTACAAATAACGTTGCAAACTCTCAAGACCTCCAAGAAGGTATCCATGGCGCAGCTTTCACGTCTCCTCATGGGGCTTCCACTACTGCTCGCCCTTCTCGTCGCAGCAGAAGCCGCTGCCGACCCGGCCACCGGCGGCAGCCTCAGCCTGGCGCGCTACACCCGCGTCTTCGCATTCGGCAACTCGCTCACAGACACTGGGAATGCCGCCATCTTCCCGGCCACGGCGAAGGGTCCATCCACCCGGCCGCCGTACGGGCAGACCTACTTCGGTCATCCCAGCGGCAGGGCCTCCGACGGCCGACTCATCATCGACTTCCTCG TAGAAGAACTGGAGGTGCCACTGCCGACGCCGTACCTCGCCGGCAGGACGGCTGCTGACTTTCTTGATGGCGCGAACTTTGCGCTGGGCGGTGCGACGGCGCTCGACCCGGCGTTCTTGGCGAGCCGAGGGATAACGTCGGTCGTGCCAATTTCTCTCGGCAATGAGACAAGCTGGTTTGTGAATGTTCTGCAGCTACTAAACTCCTCAGGCTACG ATCAACGCAAGATCACGGCGAGGTCGCTCTTCTTCGTCGGTGAGATCGGAGTCAACGACTACTTCCTCGCCCTCATGAGCAAGTCCGCCGATGTCGCGGAGAGCCTCGTGCCACACATCATCGGCACCATCCGCTCAGCCCTGACT GCCATGATCGGCGCCGGAGCGAGGACGGTGGTCGTCACGGGGATGCTACCGCTCGGTTGCGAGCCCAAGCTGCTCGCCATGTTCCCAGGTGGCCCCGGCGACTACGACCCCGTGTCCGGTTGCGACGCCCGGTTCAACAGGATCGCAGTCCAGCACAACCGCGCGCTCAAGCGCATGCTCTGGGAGCTCCGGCTCCGCCACCCCCGCAGGTCCTTCCTCTACGCCGACGTGTACCGCTCCGTCGCTAGAGCCGTCGCATCGCCGGCGAGGTACGGTTTCGGGAGCAAGCCGCTGGCCGCATGCTGTGGGGGCGGCAGCGGGCCGTACAACTTCAACTACACGGCGTTCTGCGGCACCCCGAAGTCGACGACGTGCGCTGACCCGTCCGAGTACATCTCGTGGGATGGGATCCACCTCACCGAGGCAGCCCACGAGTTCATCGCACACGCCATGCTAGGGGAAGTGCTGTCCGTGGTGGAGACAGGATCCCGACAAGCCTGA